The Akkermansia sp. N21116 genome includes a region encoding these proteins:
- the ychF gene encoding redox-regulated ATPase YchF, whose protein sequence is MLQAGIVGLPNVGKSTLFNAVTRTRKAQAANYPFCTIDPNVGMVTVPDSRLDVLSEMSKSEKIVPTVIEFVDIAGLVKGASEGAGLGNQFLANIREVDAIVQVVRCFDNDDIIHELGSVDPLRDIEIINSELILADITAMEKRRTSRERKARGGDKESKEEISLIDKLLPHLYEGTPAIMLEESLSDDEVKLLKTFCLLSGKKSIFACNVNEDELAQAINDPEGHPYVSRVRQYAAEHHNAEAIVISARIEEELIDIDPEEAKEYLLDLGVRDSGVSDLIRAVYHLLGLRTYLTTGVKETRAWTIPAGAKAPQAAGVIHTDFERGFIAAEIVAFDDLVACGSKVHAKEQGKLRIEGKEYVVQDGDVIEFRFNV, encoded by the coding sequence ATGTTGCAAGCAGGTATCGTAGGTCTCCCCAATGTCGGCAAATCCACTTTGTTCAACGCCGTTACAAGAACGCGCAAGGCCCAGGCGGCCAATTACCCCTTTTGTACGATTGATCCCAATGTCGGTATGGTAACAGTGCCGGATTCCAGGCTGGATGTGCTCTCGGAAATGTCCAAATCGGAAAAAATCGTTCCGACAGTTATCGAATTTGTTGATATTGCCGGCTTGGTCAAAGGCGCTTCCGAAGGGGCCGGCCTTGGGAACCAGTTTTTGGCCAACATCCGCGAAGTGGATGCTATTGTCCAGGTCGTGCGTTGTTTTGACAATGACGACATCATTCATGAACTGGGCTCCGTCGATCCTTTGAGAGATATTGAAATCATCAATTCCGAACTGATCCTCGCCGATATCACAGCTATGGAAAAGCGTCGTACTTCCCGTGAACGCAAGGCACGGGGAGGTGACAAAGAATCAAAAGAGGAAATCTCGCTGATCGATAAACTGCTTCCCCATCTCTACGAAGGCACTCCTGCCATCATGTTGGAGGAGTCTTTGTCGGACGACGAAGTGAAGCTCTTGAAGACCTTCTGTCTTTTGTCCGGCAAAAAGAGTATCTTTGCTTGCAACGTCAATGAAGACGAACTGGCTCAGGCCATCAATGATCCGGAAGGGCATCCATACGTTTCCCGCGTCCGTCAATACGCTGCGGAGCACCACAATGCCGAAGCTATTGTCATCTCCGCCCGAATCGAGGAGGAATTGATCGACATTGATCCGGAAGAAGCGAAAGAATACCTTCTGGACCTCGGAGTCAGGGATTCCGGCGTATCCGATTTGATACGTGCCGTGTACCATCTTCTGGGACTGAGAACTTATCTCACCACAGGCGTCAAGGAAACGCGTGCCTGGACCATTCCGGCCGGCGCCAAGGCTCCCCAGGCGGCCGGTGTCATCCATACGGATTTCGAACGAGGATTCATCGCTGCGGAAATCGTTGCCTTTGACGATCTCGTTGCCTGCGGCTCCAAAGTCCACGCCAAAGAACAGGGCAAACTCCGTATCGAAGGCAAGGAATACGTTGTTCAGGACGGGGATGTCATCGAATTCCGCTTTAACGTGTGA
- a CDS encoding glycoside hydrolase family 3 C-terminal domain-containing protein — protein sequence MKSGRTDAGMNRDGKSGVKKSLRHALMATAVVVAASCMYSQAGDAAGSPVLGTPDMPLEQRIDKILAQLTTEEKVALCYGRSWMEAGEVKRLGIGQLKMADGPQGVTRFTEPCALPVGISLSCTWNPEAAHEYGKVIAEEMLALKRHMILGPGVNLMRTPRCGRNFEYYGEDPYLSGTMAAAYIQGVQSLDVAACVKHFVANNQENHRCLSSSNVDERTLRELYMVPFEIAVKEGKPWSLMSSYNRLNGIHAAEHKWLQDDVLKKEWGFDGLVVSDWNAVVSAKGSALGGLDLEMGSGHFSKDSALLNLVKSGEVPMDVLDDKVRRMLRLMARTHVLDPELQKTGEVQTPAHQKKVRELASEGMVLLKNDRGVLPLDASKLKKVLVVGPNADKEHRGGGGSGGVNSPYEITPLQGIRQVLGDRVEYVAGLTFDNNSVFPSRYLRSVDGQEGLTGEYYDNPNLEGAPVVRGISKAIDCKWGKAMFGIPSDPKMPTNRLSVRWTGKLVAPVTGPMKLGVNADDGVRVWLDGKLIIDQWKPGIHNLLADVSLQKGREYDLKVEYNDVGGDAYAQLVWQDPRQNPDAAVAAAKDADAVIFVGGTHHGYDREGGWGESSTDIPNLELIGAQSELIEKLAKENKNIIVVLVNGSVVKLDPWIDHVPSVLEAWYGGQEAGNAIADILFGKVNPSGKLTCTFGKEEKDYACHAQGTYPGTLGPLSVDPHTDYKEGIFIGYRWFDQQGIEPRFPFGYGLSYTTFTIAPPSVSAREITAGDTLKVTTQVSNTGSREGAEVVQLYVSDPKASVPRPPKELKGFRKVFLKPGETKTVEFELAPRAFSFWDTEKHDWKAEPGEFEIRLGNSSRNLTPPVSVTMSR from the coding sequence GTGAAATCAGGAAGAACGGATGCCGGAATGAACCGTGACGGCAAGAGTGGGGTGAAAAAGTCGTTGCGCCATGCATTGATGGCGACTGCTGTGGTTGTGGCGGCTTCTTGTATGTATTCCCAGGCCGGGGATGCCGCAGGATCTCCCGTTTTGGGGACTCCCGATATGCCTTTGGAACAGAGGATCGACAAAATTCTTGCCCAGTTAACGACTGAGGAGAAGGTGGCTCTCTGTTATGGCCGGAGCTGGATGGAGGCCGGGGAGGTAAAGCGCCTTGGTATCGGCCAGTTGAAAATGGCGGATGGTCCACAAGGGGTGACGCGATTTACGGAGCCTTGTGCATTGCCTGTGGGTATTAGCCTTTCCTGCACGTGGAATCCTGAGGCGGCGCATGAATACGGCAAGGTGATTGCCGAGGAAATGCTAGCTTTGAAACGTCACATGATTCTCGGGCCCGGAGTCAACCTGATGAGGACTCCGCGCTGTGGGCGCAATTTCGAATATTATGGCGAAGATCCCTATTTGAGCGGGACGATGGCTGCCGCCTATATTCAGGGAGTGCAAAGCCTTGATGTGGCCGCTTGTGTGAAGCATTTTGTAGCGAACAATCAGGAAAATCACCGCTGTTTGTCCAGTTCCAATGTTGATGAACGGACTCTGCGCGAACTTTACATGGTGCCATTTGAAATAGCTGTCAAGGAGGGCAAACCATGGTCGCTTATGTCGTCCTACAATCGTTTGAACGGGATTCATGCTGCTGAACATAAGTGGCTTCAGGATGATGTCCTCAAAAAGGAATGGGGGTTTGACGGTTTGGTCGTTTCCGACTGGAACGCTGTGGTCAGTGCGAAAGGTTCCGCACTGGGCGGACTTGATCTGGAAATGGGGTCAGGGCATTTCAGCAAGGATTCTGCGTTGTTGAATCTTGTCAAATCGGGCGAAGTTCCGATGGATGTGTTGGATGACAAAGTGCGCCGTATGCTGCGTCTGATGGCCCGGACGCATGTGCTGGATCCGGAGCTTCAGAAGACCGGGGAAGTCCAAACTCCCGCTCACCAGAAAAAGGTAAGGGAGCTTGCCTCCGAGGGCATGGTACTGTTGAAAAATGACAGGGGAGTGCTGCCTCTGGATGCATCGAAGTTGAAGAAAGTGCTGGTGGTCGGCCCCAATGCCGATAAGGAACATCGTGGTGGCGGCGGTTCCGGCGGCGTCAATTCTCCGTATGAAATTACGCCTTTACAGGGTATACGCCAGGTGTTGGGAGACAGGGTGGAATATGTTGCCGGCCTGACTTTTGACAATAATTCCGTGTTCCCCTCCCGCTACCTCCGCTCGGTTGACGGCCAAGAGGGGTTAACAGGAGAATATTACGATAATCCGAATTTGGAGGGGGCTCCCGTTGTCAGGGGGATTTCCAAGGCGATTGATTGTAAATGGGGCAAGGCCATGTTCGGCATTCCTTCCGATCCGAAGATGCCGACCAACCGGCTTTCCGTCCGCTGGACGGGTAAACTGGTTGCTCCCGTGACGGGGCCGATGAAGCTCGGCGTCAATGCCGATGACGGCGTGCGTGTCTGGTTGGACGGCAAGTTGATTATCGACCAGTGGAAACCCGGCATTCACAATCTGTTGGCTGATGTCAGCCTCCAGAAGGGTAGGGAATATGACCTCAAAGTCGAATATAACGATGTCGGAGGGGATGCTTACGCTCAACTGGTCTGGCAGGATCCCCGGCAGAACCCGGATGCCGCTGTTGCCGCCGCCAAGGATGCCGATGCGGTTATTTTCGTCGGCGGCACCCACCATGGTTATGACCGTGAAGGCGGCTGGGGTGAATCCAGTACGGATATTCCCAATTTGGAACTGATTGGTGCCCAGTCCGAATTGATTGAAAAGCTGGCCAAGGAGAATAAAAATATCATCGTTGTTCTCGTCAATGGTTCCGTTGTGAAACTGGATCCCTGGATCGACCATGTTCCGTCTGTCCTGGAGGCTTGGTATGGAGGGCAGGAAGCTGGGAATGCCATTGCGGACATCTTGTTTGGCAAGGTCAACCCGAGCGGTAAATTGACCTGTACCTTTGGGAAAGAGGAGAAGGATTATGCCTGCCATGCCCAGGGAACCTATCCCGGAACTCTCGGTCCCTTGTCCGTCGACCCCCATACCGATTACAAGGAAGGTATCTTCATCGGTTACCGCTGGTTTGACCAGCAGGGGATTGAACCGCGTTTCCCGTTTGGCTATGGCCTCTCTTACACAACGTTCACGATTGCTCCCCCTTCCGTGTCTGCCCGTGAGATCACCGCTGGCGATACTCTCAAGGTGACGACGCAAGTGAGCAATACCGGTTCCCGCGAAGGTGCCGAAGTTGTCCAGCTTTACGTTTCCGATCCCAAGGCGTCTGTGCCGCGTCCCCCCAAGGAACTGAAAGGGTTCCGCAAGGTATTCTTGAAACCGGGAGAAACAAAGACCGTGGAATTCGAGTTAGCCCCCCGAGCGTTTTCTTTCTGGGATACGGAAAAGCATGATTGGAAGGCGGAACCGGGAGAATTTGAAATTCGCCTCGGTAATTCCAGTCGCAACCTTACTCCTCCGGTATCCGTGACGATGAGTCGCTAG
- the rseP gene encoding RIP metalloprotease RseP, with protein MLNTILSGLGTAGVIVIVILLFNFMIFVHELGHFFAARWRGMYVDRFQIWFGKPLWKKTINGVQWGLGWIPAGGFVSLPQMAPMEAIEGEVELPKDLKPVTALDKIIVAAAGPVSSFLLAVAFALVVWGLGKPGVEFPVTTVGYIPADSPAAASGLKPGDKILEIDGNPVTQWTGNMEGVRERIMLGEGTKIRFLVQRPGVDKPLEFESGFKIPETRWWQRSAMRQIGILPAGSCVVGEVVAGSPAEKAGLKSGDVLMALNGEKLWSPAAVALSAKAGVPMKLTVRHADGKESIADVTPEIPANWKGHSEARAITGIQWKLGDEIRETTLYPTPWEQVGQSLKWMGDTMKKVFAPNSDISMEHLSGPIGIAGYFYNMLQTDGGWKLALWFAVVLNINLAVLNILPLPVVDGGHVVLGTAEILLKRPVSGRILDFVQTGFVFLLMGFFLFVSFKDVGDFFKPSDAEKELPAPVFAAVAGSISSGTASVSQD; from the coding sequence ATGTTGAATACAATTTTATCAGGTCTGGGTACTGCCGGGGTTATCGTTATTGTGATCCTGTTGTTCAATTTCATGATTTTTGTTCATGAACTGGGACACTTTTTTGCTGCGCGGTGGAGGGGAATGTATGTGGACCGGTTCCAGATTTGGTTTGGCAAGCCATTGTGGAAGAAGACGATCAATGGCGTGCAATGGGGACTGGGGTGGATCCCTGCCGGCGGATTTGTGTCGCTGCCCCAGATGGCGCCGATGGAGGCGATCGAAGGAGAGGTGGAACTTCCCAAGGATTTGAAGCCGGTAACGGCTCTGGACAAGATTATTGTAGCGGCTGCCGGACCGGTTTCCTCGTTTTTGCTGGCGGTGGCGTTTGCTCTGGTGGTATGGGGATTGGGTAAACCGGGCGTAGAGTTTCCTGTGACGACTGTTGGGTATATTCCTGCCGATTCTCCGGCTGCTGCATCGGGATTGAAGCCGGGTGACAAGATTCTGGAGATTGACGGTAATCCTGTAACGCAGTGGACTGGTAATATGGAGGGGGTACGGGAACGTATTATGCTGGGTGAAGGGACGAAGATCCGTTTCCTTGTCCAGCGTCCCGGTGTGGACAAACCGCTTGAATTCGAGAGTGGGTTCAAAATTCCTGAAACCAGATGGTGGCAGAGAAGCGCAATGCGTCAGATAGGGATCCTGCCTGCCGGTTCCTGTGTGGTCGGTGAAGTCGTGGCGGGAAGTCCGGCGGAGAAGGCCGGTTTGAAGTCGGGAGATGTTCTGATGGCATTGAACGGTGAGAAGTTGTGGAGCCCGGCGGCAGTTGCGTTATCGGCAAAGGCAGGCGTTCCGATGAAGTTGACCGTGCGCCATGCTGACGGCAAGGAGTCTATCGCGGATGTGACCCCTGAAATTCCCGCGAATTGGAAGGGACATTCCGAGGCGCGGGCCATTACGGGAATTCAGTGGAAGTTGGGAGATGAGATCAGGGAGACGACTTTATATCCGACTCCCTGGGAACAGGTCGGACAGAGTTTGAAATGGATGGGGGATACGATGAAGAAGGTTTTTGCCCCCAATAGCGATATAAGTATGGAGCACCTGAGCGGTCCTATCGGTATTGCCGGGTATTTTTACAATATGCTTCAGACGGATGGAGGCTGGAAACTGGCGTTGTGGTTTGCCGTAGTTTTGAATATCAATCTGGCTGTCTTGAATATTCTGCCTCTGCCCGTGGTGGATGGCGGACACGTTGTTCTGGGGACGGCGGAGATTTTACTGAAGCGTCCGGTGAGCGGACGGATCCTGGATTTTGTGCAGACGGGGTTTGTGTTCCTGTTGATGGGCTTTTTCCTGTTCGTATCGTTCAAGGATGTGGGGGATTTCTTCAAGCCGTCTGATGCTGAAAAGGAATTGCCGGCTCCTGTGTTTGCTGCGGTGGCCGGATCTATCTCTTCGGGAACGGCTTCTGTTTCCCAAGATTGA
- a CDS encoding LysE family translocator gives MSSLVYSFAVYTVLSQFTPGPNNLMAMANASRHGVEGTRRFTIGVVLANVVFLSVCCLAQEYLRRLIPELGPWMKWASCAYMVFLGIMIAKDAGKGGNGELPSFSINTVFKGFILQTINPKLILFCLTVAGGYLIPIADGHPWILVLLIAFMGGSAYVANTMWAVFGAGIDRFLSKFRKEIDWAMAILVLLCAIEMATF, from the coding sequence ATGAGTTCTCTCGTCTATTCGTTCGCCGTTTATACCGTTCTGTCGCAGTTTACGCCCGGCCCCAATAATTTGATGGCTATGGCGAACGCCTCCCGCCATGGTGTAGAGGGTACCCGTCGATTCACGATTGGGGTTGTGTTGGCCAATGTCGTGTTTCTGTCGGTATGTTGCCTGGCGCAGGAGTATCTGCGCCGTCTGATTCCTGAACTGGGACCGTGGATGAAGTGGGCTTCCTGTGCCTACATGGTTTTCCTCGGGATCATGATTGCCAAGGATGCCGGAAAAGGCGGGAATGGGGAATTGCCTTCCTTTTCCATCAACACGGTGTTCAAAGGGTTTATTTTGCAGACAATCAACCCGAAACTGATTCTTTTTTGCCTGACGGTTGCCGGAGGATATCTTATTCCTATTGCAGACGGTCATCCGTGGATTCTTGTTCTGTTGATTGCGTTTATGGGAGGTTCGGCCTACGTGGCGAATACGATGTGGGCTGTTTTTGGTGCCGGAATCGACCGTTTCCTGTCAAAGTTCAGGAAGGAAATCGATTGGGCGATGGCTATTCTTGTCCTGTTGTGCGCTATTGAGATGGCGACATTCTAA
- a CDS encoding inorganic phosphate transporter, with protein MDTIYWIIMIALMLLASFDLINGVANDAVNFLNSAIGSKAAPVRVILTVASIGVLIGAVLSSGMMEIARSGIFNPGMFTFHEVMFLFLGVMIAEVILLDTFNTFGLPTSTTVSLVFGLLGSSVATSLFKIYSDSGKNALGLLEYINTDKCIEIISGILLSVVIAFTVGTIVMWVSRLAFSFRYQKPFLWVGSLWCGLGMTAICYFALFKGMKSMPIMNPEFLAMLDKNMGISLLLTFIGCSAFMAILQHLFMVNILKLTVLAGTFSLALAFAGNDLVNFIGVFMGGLGAFQIAMDHVAAGGSLAGLHMGQLAGEAHANPMILLTAGGIMVLALWFSKKARSVIATGVELSRQGDGGIERFGSVPPARAIVRSAIAMGAGVKKLIPGRMLVRINHRWNPAPIPLESKDRVAFDLIRATVNLTVAAMLITWATSYKLPLSTTYVTFMVAMGSSLADKAWGRESAVYRVTGVLTVISGWFMTGLAAFTMAGIMAIILHYGQGYAIFPMLALTVFILVKSAVLHRHRESKFSQERFDEITEDNIIDVCNKQVSDSVSTLTKIYSETLDALIQQDRKALKELASDAEDLATTSKEHHKYDILPVLYKMQSRSLDTGYHFVQALDHLNEAVASLQQFTDFIFSYVDNNHTPLTVDQTSDLKEVHQEMLKLLNDVSLMLKTSNYSKFDFTVVAQEQLLQLIARATKRQIKRAQRNQTRTRSSILYLNMLQEIRFMAVQLRALANDQRNFVTA; from the coding sequence ATGGACACAATATATTGGATTATCATGATCGCATTGATGCTTCTGGCATCGTTCGATCTTATCAATGGAGTTGCCAACGATGCGGTCAACTTCCTGAATTCGGCTATAGGTTCCAAAGCGGCACCTGTGCGCGTGATTCTGACGGTTGCATCGATCGGCGTTTTGATTGGCGCTGTTCTTTCGAGCGGCATGATGGAAATTGCCCGAAGCGGGATTTTCAATCCCGGCATGTTCACCTTCCATGAGGTCATGTTCCTGTTTCTCGGGGTGATGATTGCCGAGGTGATTTTGCTGGATACCTTTAATACGTTCGGGTTGCCGACTTCGACGACGGTTTCGCTCGTTTTCGGATTGCTGGGATCGTCGGTGGCAACGTCCCTCTTCAAGATTTATTCCGATAGCGGCAAGAATGCTCTTGGGCTTTTAGAATATATCAATACGGACAAGTGCATTGAAATTATCAGCGGTATTCTGCTCTCTGTCGTCATTGCTTTTACCGTGGGCACCATTGTGATGTGGGTATCCCGCCTTGCCTTTTCTTTCCGCTATCAGAAACCGTTCCTCTGGGTTGGTTCCCTGTGGTGTGGTTTGGGAATGACGGCGATTTGTTATTTCGCTCTGTTCAAGGGTATGAAGAGCATGCCGATCATGAATCCGGAGTTCCTGGCGATGCTGGACAAAAACATGGGGATTTCCCTTCTGTTGACTTTCATCGGATGTTCCGCATTCATGGCTATCCTGCAGCATCTCTTCATGGTGAATATTTTGAAACTGACCGTTCTTGCTGGTACTTTTTCCCTGGCACTAGCTTTTGCCGGCAATGACCTTGTGAACTTCATCGGCGTTTTCATGGGAGGGCTTGGCGCGTTTCAGATTGCTATGGACCATGTGGCGGCAGGCGGCAGCCTTGCAGGACTGCATATGGGGCAGCTTGCCGGAGAGGCTCATGCGAATCCAATGATTTTGCTGACAGCCGGAGGCATTATGGTCCTAGCTCTTTGGTTTTCCAAGAAAGCCCGTAGCGTCATTGCTACGGGTGTCGAATTGTCCCGTCAGGGAGATGGAGGCATTGAACGTTTTGGTTCCGTGCCGCCGGCACGCGCAATTGTCCGTTCGGCCATTGCAATGGGAGCGGGAGTGAAGAAGTTGATTCCAGGGCGTATGCTCGTCCGGATAAACCACCGCTGGAATCCGGCCCCTATTCCGCTGGAATCCAAAGACCGGGTGGCATTTGACTTGATCCGGGCAACGGTGAATTTGACGGTGGCCGCCATGCTGATTACTTGGGCGACATCCTACAAACTGCCATTGTCCACAACGTATGTAACCTTCATGGTTGCCATGGGGTCTTCATTGGCTGACAAAGCCTGGGGCCGTGAAAGCGCCGTGTACCGGGTAACGGGGGTTTTGACGGTGATTTCCGGTTGGTTCATGACGGGGCTTGCCGCGTTTACCATGGCCGGCATCATGGCGATCATTCTTCACTACGGGCAGGGATATGCTATTTTCCCCATGCTGGCATTGACAGTGTTTATCTTGGTGAAATCCGCCGTGTTGCACCGCCATCGCGAGAGCAAGTTCTCCCAGGAACGTTTCGATGAAATTACGGAAGACAACATCATCGACGTTTGCAACAAGCAGGTATCCGACAGTGTGAGCACACTGACGAAAATTTATTCCGAAACCCTGGATGCCTTGATCCAGCAGGATCGCAAGGCTCTGAAAGAACTGGCCTCCGATGCGGAGGATCTGGCGACGACCAGCAAGGAACACCACAAGTACGACATCCTTCCGGTACTTTACAAGATGCAGTCCCGCTCGCTGGATACCGGCTATCATTTCGTCCAGGCACTGGATCATTTGAATGAGGCTGTGGCAAGCCTCCAACAGTTTACCGATTTTATTTTCTCCTATGTGGACAACAATCACACGCCGTTGACGGTTGACCAGACGTCTGATTTGAAAGAAGTGCATCAGGAGATGCTGAAACTGCTCAATGACGTGTCGCTGATGCTCAAGACGAGTAACTACTCCAAGTTCGACTTTACCGTGGTTGCCCAGGAGCAGTTGTTGCAATTGATTGCCCGTGCAACCAAGCGGCAGATCAAGCGTGCGCAGAGAAACCAGACGAGGACGCGTTCCTCGATTCTGTACCTCAATATGCTTCAGGAGATCCGTTTTATGGCTGTCCAGCTTAGAGCATTGGCCAATGACCAGCGCAATTTTGTGACGGCTTGA
- the ilvB gene encoding biosynthetic-type acetolactate synthase large subunit, which yields MSKNDTHNTCPAEKQMTGAEVLVACLVREGVDVVFAYPGGASMPMHQALSHEPRIRTILPRHEQGGSFAAEGYGRVTGKPGVCISTSGPGATNMITAIADAYLDSTPLVAITAQVMTSLIGRGAFQETDVFGMTAPIVKHSYLVTDPNEIPRVLKEAFHIAQTGRPGPVVIDMPKDCQEKLITPDFDQPMDLPGYHPVPPCPSERLKTIISLLLEAKRPVIYAGGGIISADASGELLEFAELAQIPVATTLMGVGAFPETHDLSLRWLGMHGAVFANNAVNEADVVIALGARFDDRVTGSVAQFCPNATIIHIDIDASEINKNKVVQYPFRADVKQALQVLIDGLKDAGCQRKSSGFDRNPDWFTIIDEWKKLCPFTYEERSGYISPQYVIEELYNQTAGLDPIIATGVGQHQMFAAQFFKFAKPRRLATSGGLGSMGYGLPAAMGAQMAFPDKLVINIDGDGSILMNIQELATIHVERMPVKCIILNNQHLGMVVQWEDLKYDSNRAQTFLADPHDQYDPTHHTEEVIYPDFPTVCAGFGIKCERVVDKAELPAAIKRMVETPGPYVLDVMIPHDVHVLPIIPGGMSYKDVILERIAGDGTGKKASDLGKEIPTAL from the coding sequence ATGAGCAAAAACGATACACACAACACCTGTCCTGCTGAAAAACAAATGACTGGAGCTGAAGTCCTAGTCGCTTGCCTAGTCCGCGAAGGTGTCGATGTCGTCTTTGCCTATCCGGGAGGTGCCAGTATGCCGATGCACCAGGCTCTCAGCCATGAACCGCGCATTCGTACGATTCTTCCCCGGCATGAACAAGGCGGCAGCTTTGCTGCGGAAGGGTATGGTCGCGTAACCGGCAAGCCCGGTGTGTGCATTTCCACTTCCGGCCCTGGGGCTACGAACATGATTACCGCTATTGCGGACGCCTATCTGGATTCAACTCCTCTGGTTGCCATTACCGCACAGGTGATGACCAGTCTGATTGGGCGCGGCGCTTTCCAGGAAACCGACGTGTTCGGCATGACGGCTCCAATCGTCAAGCATAGCTATTTGGTGACTGATCCGAACGAAATCCCTCGTGTACTCAAGGAAGCTTTTCATATTGCCCAGACGGGACGTCCCGGTCCTGTGGTGATTGATATGCCGAAAGATTGCCAGGAAAAATTGATTACTCCGGATTTCGATCAGCCGATGGATCTTCCTGGCTATCATCCGGTTCCTCCCTGTCCGTCGGAACGTCTCAAAACGATTATTTCCTTATTGCTTGAGGCCAAGCGTCCGGTGATTTATGCCGGCGGTGGTATCATTTCCGCCGATGCCTCCGGCGAGTTGCTCGAATTTGCCGAATTGGCGCAGATTCCGGTTGCAACGACGCTGATGGGCGTGGGGGCTTTTCCGGAAACGCACGATCTTTCACTGCGTTGGCTGGGTATGCACGGTGCCGTGTTTGCCAACAATGCGGTGAATGAAGCCGATGTGGTTATTGCTCTTGGAGCGCGTTTCGATGACCGGGTGACTGGTAGTGTGGCTCAGTTCTGTCCCAATGCTACGATTATTCATATTGATATTGACGCCAGCGAAATCAATAAGAACAAGGTGGTTCAGTACCCGTTCCGGGCCGATGTCAAACAGGCTTTGCAGGTGTTGATCGACGGCTTGAAAGATGCCGGTTGCCAGCGAAAGAGTTCTGGCTTCGACCGTAATCCCGACTGGTTCACGATCATCGACGAATGGAAGAAGCTTTGTCCTTTCACCTATGAAGAGCGTTCCGGGTATATTTCTCCCCAGTACGTGATTGAAGAATTATACAATCAGACGGCCGGTCTGGATCCCATTATCGCTACCGGGGTGGGCCAGCACCAGATGTTTGCGGCGCAGTTCTTCAAGTTTGCCAAGCCTCGGCGGTTGGCAACTTCCGGAGGGCTTGGCTCCATGGGATATGGACTTCCTGCCGCAATGGGAGCCCAGATGGCTTTCCCGGACAAGCTTGTCATCAATATCGATGGTGACGGTTCTATTTTGATGAATATTCAGGAACTGGCGACGATTCATGTGGAGCGCATGCCTGTCAAATGTATTATTCTGAATAACCAGCACCTTGGGATGGTGGTGCAGTGGGAAGATTTGAAGTACGATTCCAACCGTGCCCAGACCTTCCTGGCCGACCCTCATGACCAGTATGATCCTACCCACCACACCGAGGAGGTCATTTATCCCGATTTTCCCACGGTATGTGCCGGATTCGGCATTAAATGCGAACGTGTTGTGGACAAGGCTGAATTACCGGCTGCTATCAAACGCATGGTGGAAACGCCCGGTCCGTACGTACTTGATGTCATGATCCCTCATGATGTCCATGTCTTGCCGATTATTCCGGGAGGCATGTCCTACAAAGATGTCATTCTGGAACGTATCGCCGGAGACGGAACGGGTAAGAAGGCTTCCGATCTCGGCAAGGAAATCCCGACGGCTCTGTAA
- a CDS encoding metallophosphoesterase family protein produces MGMLLLLGILPIAQALSPSLKFNEDGKFKIVQFTDVHYIYNNPKSSIAIERINEVLDTEKPDLVVFTGDVIFGKPAEEGFRTILDLPSKRKIPFAMTFGNHDNEQGLSREQLFRIIESVPYNMTSTVDSLSGVTNFVLPIKSSDNKKDTAVLYGFDSHSNSQLKGIGGYDYIKFDQIQWYRNNSARYTQQNGGTPLPSLAFFHIPLPEYSQAASDETAILVGTRKEKICAPQLNSGLFASMKEMRDILGIFVGHDHDNDYAVDWKGILLAYGRYTGGNTVYNNLANGARVIELTEGEKGFKTWIRLKNDEIINKISYPADFVKKKN; encoded by the coding sequence ATGGGGATGCTTCTCCTGCTGGGAATTCTTCCTATTGCCCAAGCATTAAGTCCCTCGCTGAAATTCAATGAAGACGGCAAATTCAAAATTGTCCAGTTTACCGATGTTCATTACATTTACAACAATCCGAAATCGAGTATTGCCATAGAGAGAATCAATGAAGTCCTGGACACGGAAAAACCCGATTTGGTCGTCTTCACGGGGGATGTTATCTTCGGAAAGCCGGCGGAAGAAGGATTCCGGACGATCCTGGATCTGCCCTCCAAGCGCAAGATTCCCTTTGCCATGACATTTGGCAACCATGACAACGAGCAGGGATTGTCACGGGAGCAACTGTTCAGGATCATCGAATCCGTACCGTACAACATGACTTCCACCGTCGATAGCCTCTCCGGTGTCACCAATTTCGTTCTGCCGATTAAATCTTCCGATAATAAAAAAGATACAGCCGTTCTGTACGGTTTCGACTCTCACTCCAATTCACAACTCAAAGGAATAGGAGGTTACGATTACATCAAATTCGACCAAATTCAGTGGTATCGCAACAACAGCGCTCGCTACACTCAGCAAAACGGAGGTACTCCTCTGCCCTCGCTGGCATTCTTTCACATCCCGTTACCGGAATACAGCCAAGCCGCCTCGGATGAAACAGCCATCCTGGTAGGTACGCGTAAGGAAAAAATCTGCGCTCCCCAGCTCAACTCCGGCCTGTTTGCCTCCATGAAAGAAATGAGGGACATCCTGGGGATATTTGTCGGCCACGACCATGACAATGATTATGCTGTCGATTGGAAAGGCATCCTGCTGGCATATGGCCGTTACACTGGAGGCAATACCGTTTACAACAATCTGGCAAACGGCGCCCGAGTTATTGAATTGACCGAAGGAGAAAAAGGATTCAAAACCTGGATACGGCTAAAAAACGATGAAATCATCAACAAAATCAGTTATCCTGCGGATTTTGTGAAAAAGAAAAATTGA